A region from the Chitinophaga sp. Cy-1792 genome encodes:
- a CDS encoding glutaminase family protein, giving the protein MKSIVHICCGLLCPLVLKAQQQQAPAYPLVTHHPYFSVWSFNDTLTAGPTHHWSGMSQPLTGSVTVDGVPYRVLGRMPDYYQDLLSAEGEVRYTTSTPGGDWASTAFSDAGWDKGVMPFSDHPGGKETSWNSPDLYVRRTFDLAQLPDGPLFLKLHHDDNITVVLNGKEIFSKNGWNGRFDYFPVNIDKGLLKRKGNLLAIHVRNTAGGAYLAAGLSSKQKNVQADTRVADQRAVRISATQTAYDFRAGGVDVQLKFRSPLLMDSLPLMSRPVTYVTYEVKANDGKSHQVSVSFAASKDLCLEDKAATVTTTRYTTGGLAVLKAGTVAQPVLQKKGDDIRIDWGYMYVAAKTAPGLKYEVAALSGNGKEKVPAAPNTMLQFTAALGAVGAAPVSQVFLIGYDDIKAVDYFGQQLQAWWRRNGVVTIDQELVAAANDYSRIMQLCDNFDAQLHTDAVKAGGEEYAKLCELAYRQSIAAHTLVRGPQGEPLFLSKENFSNGCINTVDLTYPSSPLYLLYNPELMKGMCNGIFYYSESGKFAKPFAAHDLGTFPIAGGQVYDEDMPVEETGNMLIVTAAIAKVSGNADYAKQHWKTLTTWADYLLGAGFDPANQLCTDDFAGHLARNANLSLKAIVGIKSYAMLAEMLGDTATATRYADSAAVMAAKWVLLSADGDHAVLAFGQPGTWSQKYNLVWDRVLGFNIFPESVYRQETAWYLGHQQRYGLPLDSRRTYTKSDWILWTAVLTGNRDEFESLIKPVYRYATETPTRVPLGDWHETTDGKQVGFQARSVVGGYYMKMLDAKLNGR; this is encoded by the coding sequence ATGAAGTCAATCGTCCATATCTGCTGTGGCCTGCTGTGCCCGTTAGTGTTGAAAGCCCAACAGCAGCAGGCGCCGGCTTATCCGCTGGTTACCCATCATCCGTACTTTAGTGTATGGTCATTTAATGATACTCTTACCGCAGGTCCTACCCATCACTGGAGCGGTATGTCGCAGCCGCTTACTGGCAGCGTTACCGTCGATGGTGTCCCATACAGGGTATTAGGGAGGATGCCAGATTATTACCAGGACTTACTATCTGCCGAAGGCGAAGTAAGATATACTACCAGCACGCCTGGTGGCGACTGGGCAAGTACCGCGTTCAGCGATGCAGGATGGGACAAAGGCGTTATGCCTTTCAGTGATCATCCTGGTGGTAAGGAAACATCATGGAATAGTCCGGACCTCTACGTACGCCGTACTTTCGACCTGGCGCAGTTGCCCGATGGTCCTTTGTTCCTGAAGCTGCATCACGATGATAATATCACGGTGGTGTTGAATGGCAAAGAGATTTTTAGTAAGAATGGCTGGAATGGTCGTTTTGATTATTTTCCGGTTAATATCGATAAAGGGCTGCTGAAACGCAAGGGGAACCTGTTGGCAATACATGTCCGCAATACCGCTGGTGGAGCATATCTCGCTGCAGGACTTTCTTCCAAACAAAAAAATGTGCAGGCAGATACGCGGGTTGCGGATCAGCGTGCGGTGCGTATCAGCGCTACACAGACCGCCTATGATTTCCGTGCCGGCGGGGTAGATGTACAATTGAAATTCAGGTCGCCGTTGCTGATGGATAGTTTGCCGCTAATGTCGCGCCCTGTCACCTATGTCACCTACGAGGTGAAGGCAAATGATGGGAAGTCGCACCAGGTAAGTGTTTCCTTTGCCGCCTCCAAAGATTTATGCCTGGAAGATAAAGCTGCAACGGTAACGACTACACGTTATACCACCGGTGGATTAGCCGTATTAAAAGCCGGGACTGTTGCCCAGCCGGTATTGCAGAAGAAGGGGGATGATATACGTATAGACTGGGGATATATGTATGTAGCGGCGAAAACCGCGCCCGGACTGAAATACGAAGTAGCGGCCTTGTCGGGCAACGGCAAGGAGAAGGTGCCGGCAGCGCCCAATACCATGTTGCAATTTACAGCAGCGCTGGGAGCAGTAGGAGCGGCGCCGGTTTCGCAGGTATTTTTAATAGGGTATGATGATATAAAAGCCGTAGATTATTTTGGTCAGCAGCTACAGGCCTGGTGGCGTAGGAACGGTGTGGTGACCATTGACCAGGAACTGGTGGCCGCTGCCAATGATTACAGCAGGATCATGCAACTATGTGACAACTTCGATGCGCAGCTGCATACCGATGCCGTGAAGGCAGGAGGCGAGGAGTATGCAAAGCTTTGTGAGCTGGCATACAGGCAGAGTATTGCAGCGCATACGCTGGTACGTGGGCCGCAGGGAGAGCCATTGTTTTTGTCTAAGGAGAATTTCAGCAATGGCTGTATCAATACGGTGGACCTGACTTATCCATCGTCGCCGTTGTATTTGTTGTATAACCCTGAGCTGATGAAGGGGATGTGTAATGGTATCTTCTATTATTCGGAGAGCGGAAAGTTTGCGAAGCCTTTTGCAGCGCATGACCTGGGTACTTTCCCGATAGCGGGCGGGCAGGTATATGATGAAGATATGCCGGTAGAAGAAACCGGGAATATGCTGATCGTGACGGCAGCAATAGCAAAAGTTTCCGGTAATGCAGACTATGCTAAGCAGCATTGGAAAACATTGACCACCTGGGCGGATTACCTGCTGGGGGCTGGTTTCGATCCTGCCAATCAGTTATGTACCGACGACTTTGCCGGTCATCTGGCGCGAAATGCGAACCTATCCCTGAAGGCTATCGTGGGTATTAAATCCTATGCTATGCTGGCGGAAATGCTGGGAGATACGGCAACGGCTACACGCTATGCCGACAGCGCTGCCGTGATGGCAGCGAAGTGGGTGTTACTATCAGCCGACGGTGATCATGCGGTGCTGGCATTCGGTCAGCCCGGCACCTGGAGTCAGAAGTACAACCTGGTATGGGACCGTGTGCTGGGTTTCAATATTTTCCCGGAGAGCGTATATCGTCAGGAAACGGCCTGGTACCTGGGACATCAGCAGCGTTATGGTTTGCCGCTGGACAGCAGGCGTACCTATACGAAATCTGACTGGATCCTCTGGACCGCAGTGCTGACAGGTAACCGCGATGAATTTGAATCACTGATAAAGCCTGTTTACCGCTATGCAACGGAAACGCCTACACGCGTTCCTCTTGGCGACTGGCATGAAACCACAGATGGAAAGCAGGTAGGATTTCAGGCGCGCAGTGTGGTGGGAGGGTATTATATGAAGATGCTGGATGCGAAGCTCAACGGGAGATAG
- a CDS encoding TlpA disulfide reductase family protein, whose product MNKCKIGLLIGAILIGILSVNACAQGGGGYTISGRIKGIGNTKVFLTNKPYTFTSAFKVIIYDSCFSKDDYFVFSGKLDDLKFLSIEVPSVSKSRFSFIGENKDIKIESQKDAIHAGKIVGSPQTTYYNYYLDSIYRPTKRNDNRIIDSLAALKDSAKSMELVNAYERMINRRNEAILYQLISEHPDSYGLLSEFNEISTFIPKDTAQKYYSVFSKKLRQTELGKRLNYELFAYDNLIKIGKKIPDFSLPDTVQRLQGLSAFKGKYVLLDFWASWCGPCLEELPHLKNIYNQYQTKGFEIVGISLDTQKKSWIESIKRNDILWTNLSDLKGRAGKVAQLLKIDAIPMKFLVGPDSKLLLINPTLADIEGFLSTLP is encoded by the coding sequence ATGAATAAATGTAAGATTGGGTTATTAATTGGGGCAATTTTGATAGGTATTCTGTCTGTAAATGCCTGTGCACAAGGTGGTGGAGGTTATACAATTTCCGGAAGAATAAAGGGAATAGGAAATACAAAGGTATTTTTGACAAATAAGCCTTATACGTTTACTAGTGCCTTTAAAGTGATAATCTACGATTCCTGTTTTAGCAAGGACGACTATTTTGTCTTCTCCGGCAAACTTGACGATCTGAAATTTTTGTCTATTGAGGTGCCGTCTGTCAGTAAGTCCAGGTTTTCGTTTATAGGCGAAAATAAAGATATTAAAATTGAAAGCCAGAAAGATGCTATTCACGCAGGAAAAATTGTCGGGTCACCCCAAACAACCTATTATAATTACTACCTGGATAGTATTTATCGACCCACAAAGAGAAATGATAACCGAATTATTGACAGCCTTGCCGCACTAAAGGATTCCGCAAAGTCGATGGAGCTGGTAAATGCGTATGAGCGTATGATCAATCGAAGAAATGAAGCAATTCTCTATCAACTAATTTCGGAGCATCCTGATAGCTATGGTCTGTTATCTGAATTCAATGAAATTTCGACTTTCATACCGAAGGACACTGCCCAGAAGTACTACTCAGTTTTTTCAAAAAAACTCAGGCAAACTGAATTAGGCAAACGGCTAAATTATGAATTATTCGCCTATGATAATTTAATCAAGATAGGAAAAAAAATACCGGATTTCTCCTTGCCGGATACTGTCCAGCGATTACAGGGCTTATCCGCGTTTAAGGGAAAATATGTTTTACTTGATTTTTGGGCGAGTTGGTGCGGCCCCTGCCTGGAGGAACTGCCACACTTAAAAAATATTTACAATCAGTATCAGACCAAAGGATTCGAAATTGTGGGTATATCACTTGATACGCAAAAAAAGTCCTGGATAGAATCGATAAAAAGAAATGATATACTATGGACCAATCTATCTGATCTTAAAGGGAGAGCCGGCAAAGTGGCGCAGCTGTTAAAAATAGATGCGATACCAATGAAATTTCTTGTAGGGCCTGATAGTAAGTTATTGTTGATTAATCCCACCCTGGCAGACATTGAAGGTTTTTTGTCTACGCTGCCATAA
- a CDS encoding ClpXP adapter SpxH family protein — translation MSDNTIKPNPLLCDPVTGTCELPAFDNKELAGTAAIPGTKPLKVVYFTDPICSSCWGIEPQLRKLKLEYGNIISIDYRMGGLLPDWSYNSGGISKPSDVAHHWDEVSAYYDMPIVGDVWLEDPLASSYPPSIAFKAAQLQDNEKAILFLRVIREMVFLEKKNITRWEHIAAAAQYAQLEIGQFKSDYEGSAKLSFEEDLKLAREYGVRGFPSLFFEANGEKEFVYGVRPYAQYEAAVLKLHPNAAKSAYDKNTAALFSKYPSLTSKEFSELAGIHKSETFEILHDLVLRGILEELTTRNGSLWKWK, via the coding sequence ATGTCAGACAATACCATAAAACCTAATCCGCTACTGTGCGACCCTGTTACCGGCACCTGTGAGTTACCGGCATTTGACAATAAAGAATTAGCGGGTACTGCTGCAATACCGGGAACAAAACCGCTCAAGGTCGTTTACTTCACCGACCCGATCTGCTCCAGTTGCTGGGGAATTGAACCGCAGCTTAGAAAATTAAAACTGGAGTACGGCAATATCATTTCTATTGATTATCGCATGGGAGGACTACTCCCTGACTGGAGCTATAACAGCGGGGGGATCAGTAAACCATCGGATGTAGCACACCATTGGGATGAAGTAAGTGCATACTATGATATGCCTATTGTTGGAGATGTATGGCTGGAAGACCCACTAGCCTCTTCCTATCCCCCATCTATTGCGTTTAAGGCAGCTCAGCTGCAGGATAATGAGAAGGCAATTTTGTTTTTGAGGGTAATCAGGGAAATGGTTTTCCTGGAGAAAAAAAATATCACCAGGTGGGAACACATTGCTGCCGCCGCGCAATATGCACAGCTGGAAATAGGCCAGTTTAAATCTGATTATGAAGGATCCGCAAAATTATCCTTTGAGGAAGATTTGAAATTAGCCAGGGAATATGGCGTCCGGGGTTTTCCTTCCCTGTTTTTTGAAGCCAACGGGGAGAAAGAATTTGTTTATGGCGTGCGGCCTTATGCGCAATACGAAGCAGCAGTGCTAAAATTGCATCCCAATGCCGCTAAAAGCGCTTACGACAAAAATACAGCAGCACTTTTCTCTAAATACCCATCGCTTACATCCAAAGAATTCAGTGAACTCGCAGGCATACACAAAAGTGAAACTTTCGAAATACTGCATGATTTGGTATTGCGTGGCATATTAGAGGAATTAACTACCAGGAATGGGAGTCTGTGGAAGTGGAAATAG
- a CDS encoding helix-turn-helix domain-containing protein, producing the protein MTKKNQTVNNTRICKIRITAIKDTMEILSGKWKFHILGTLLEGGKMHFMELLREVDGIAAKMLSKELQDMEMNRLVSRTVLHTKPVTVAYEVTEYGRTLQPIIDEIAKWGTAYRSALYEKPVSLSKEQ; encoded by the coding sequence ATGACGAAGAAAAATCAGACGGTAAATAATACCCGTATTTGTAAAATCAGGATTACGGCCATTAAAGACACGATGGAGATTCTTTCCGGCAAATGGAAATTTCATATCCTGGGAACCCTGCTGGAAGGAGGTAAGATGCACTTTATGGAATTACTCCGTGAAGTAGATGGTATAGCAGCGAAGATGTTGTCCAAAGAATTACAGGATATGGAAATGAACCGCCTGGTCAGCCGCACGGTACTACATACCAAACCCGTTACAGTAGCTTATGAAGTGACGGAATACGGTAGAACCCTACAGCCTATCATCGATGAAATCGCAAAATGGGGAACGGCATATAGAAGCGCCCTTTATGAAAAGCCCGTGTCATTATCCAAAGAACAGTAG
- a CDS encoding MBL fold metallo-hydrolase, translated as MPANGLYWLKLAIDNNVNLSGTVQKAVLIDAGIGNAQADKIKKYMKKMGISKLNYTVLSHYNQDHFGGFAKLLRTYKTIPYEV; from the coding sequence GTGCCTGCTAACGGACTTTATTGGCTAAAGCTGGCGATCGACAACAATGTGAATTTGAGTGGCACTGTACAAAAAGCGGTGCTGATTGATGCCGGAATTGGGAATGCCCAGGCGGATAAGATCAAAAAATACATGAAGAAAATGGGTATTAGCAAACTGAATTACACCGTCCTGTCCCATTATAACCAGGATCATTTCGGTGGTTTCGCAAAGTTGTTAAGGACCTACAAAACCATTCCGTATGAAGTTTAA
- a CDS encoding GyrI-like domain-containing protein has product MDENRSVNLECVYNVLHLIEQHYDQDISIKQLEAVSHYSYRNIQRIFKYTCNETIGAYQKRIRLENAYKLMLYTKDSITDIAFKVGFESLASFSKAFKECFHCSPKEAKLSKTLLFSDAGIQPVESESSLQPEIIYFPPVKVCYESAFLPYEYTMIEQLWERFLENEFPVSTAYYGIIADEPLITSELKCRYDACATEQPPNRILPSKMILGGRYAQFIHKGSYETIEETYKNIYAGWILESDLEFGHTSIIEHYIRHPDNTEAIEDQLTGILLPLR; this is encoded by the coding sequence ATGGATGAAAACAGGTCAGTGAATCTGGAATGCGTTTACAATGTGCTTCACCTCATTGAGCAGCATTATGACCAGGATATTTCCATAAAGCAACTGGAAGCGGTTTCTCACTATTCCTACAGAAATATTCAGCGCATCTTCAAATACACCTGCAACGAAACGATAGGTGCTTATCAGAAGCGTATCAGGTTGGAGAATGCCTATAAGTTAATGCTATACACGAAAGATAGCATTACTGATATTGCGTTTAAGGTTGGTTTTGAAAGCCTGGCTTCCTTTTCAAAGGCATTTAAAGAATGCTTCCACTGCTCCCCAAAAGAAGCGAAACTGAGTAAAACGCTTTTATTCAGTGATGCCGGCATCCAGCCCGTTGAGTCTGAAAGCTCCCTGCAACCTGAGATTATTTATTTCCCACCTGTGAAGGTCTGTTATGAAAGCGCTTTTTTGCCATATGAGTATACAATGATTGAACAATTATGGGAGCGATTCCTGGAAAATGAATTTCCTGTTTCCACTGCATACTATGGAATCATAGCAGATGAACCATTAATCACATCAGAACTGAAGTGCAGGTATGATGCCTGCGCCACTGAACAGCCGCCTAACAGGATACTTCCTTCAAAAATGATACTAGGTGGCCGTTACGCGCAGTTTATTCATAAAGGATCCTATGAGACAATAGAAGAAACGTACAAGAATATTTATGCAGGCTGGATATTGGAGTCAGACCTGGAATTTGGCCATACGTCCATCATTGAACATTACATCAGGCATCCAGACAATACCGAGGCTATTGAGGATCAGCTGACAGGCATACTTTTACCACTTAGGTAA
- a CDS encoding agmatine/peptidylarginine deiminase produces the protein MESLLLLLPSMLFSCTKEVSTQQPVDTTIVYTMPEESSPHEGTWLQWPHQYQYGKTYRNRLDPTWVAMTKALVQSEKVHLIAYDKTEQERISALLEEAGVPLNNVDFRIFPTDDVWIRDNGPIFVKDNNGQILIEDWGFNGWGRKADYRNCDAIPGKIAADIHIKSIDLNTTMINEGGSVEIDGQGVLMACKSSVLNANRNPGMTQQQAEDIFSKYLGITRFIWLEGKAGLDITDMHIDGFARFANASTIITMNANDLDYWQVPTADISKLYAATNKASVPYKIVQVPLTQNEVMTTYGKNLGKASYINYYIANRVVLVPNYNDPNDAVAMGIIQQLYPDKKVVGIDCRNLFANGGMIHCVTQQQPLQISSTK, from the coding sequence ATGGAAAGCCTACTGCTTCTGCTACCGTCCATGTTATTTTCATGTACCAAAGAGGTTAGTACCCAGCAGCCTGTTGACACTACTATCGTATATACTATGCCGGAAGAATCCAGTCCGCATGAAGGTACATGGCTTCAATGGCCTCACCAATATCAATACGGTAAAACCTACCGGAATCGTTTGGATCCTACCTGGGTAGCCATGACAAAAGCGCTGGTACAAAGCGAAAAGGTTCATCTCATCGCCTATGACAAGACGGAACAGGAGCGTATAAGTGCTTTACTGGAAGAGGCTGGCGTGCCTTTGAATAATGTAGATTTTCGGATTTTTCCGACTGATGATGTGTGGATCAGGGATAACGGTCCCATCTTTGTAAAAGATAATAATGGCCAGATCCTGATTGAAGATTGGGGTTTTAATGGCTGGGGAAGAAAAGCGGATTACAGGAATTGTGATGCTATTCCCGGGAAAATCGCTGCAGATATCCACATAAAATCAATCGACCTCAATACCACAATGATTAACGAAGGTGGTAGTGTAGAAATTGATGGACAGGGAGTGCTGATGGCATGCAAAAGTTCTGTTCTGAATGCAAACAGGAATCCGGGTATGACCCAACAACAGGCAGAAGATATCTTCAGTAAATACCTGGGCATCACCAGGTTTATCTGGCTGGAAGGTAAGGCAGGATTGGATATTACAGATATGCATATCGATGGTTTTGCACGATTTGCAAATGCTTCCACGATTATCACCATGAATGCGAATGACCTGGATTATTGGCAGGTGCCAACAGCGGATATAAGCAAATTATACGCCGCTACCAATAAGGCGTCTGTTCCTTATAAAATCGTGCAGGTACCGCTTACCCAAAATGAAGTGATGACTACCTATGGCAAGAACCTGGGAAAAGCCTCCTATATTAATTATTATATCGCCAACAGGGTAGTATTGGTACCGAATTATAATGATCCCAATGATGCAGTTGCCATGGGAATTATTCAGCAACTCTATCCGGACAAAAAAGTGGTAGGAATTGATTGTCGCAATCTGTTTGCCAACGGAGGTATGATCCATTGTGTCACCCAGCAACAACCATTGCAAATAAGTTCGACTAAATAG
- a CDS encoding EthD family reductase, producing MVLRLTLSFLLLTTSFVAFSQEKRSGKFEKHNTMAEKGLIKISVMYPYAEGKTFNMEYYETKHMPTVAGYLGSNLVKYTIEKGLSSGVPNQPLPYMAIGTFYVKSLSEYQAAIAPNRDAILADFANYTNVTPVILVSEIVK from the coding sequence ATGGTACTTAGACTTACCCTATCATTTTTGCTGTTAACCACTTCTTTTGTTGCATTTAGCCAGGAAAAGCGTTCCGGAAAATTCGAAAAACACAATACTATGGCTGAAAAGGGCTTAATTAAGATATCCGTCATGTACCCATATGCAGAAGGCAAAACCTTCAATATGGAATACTATGAGACTAAGCACATGCCTACGGTAGCAGGCTATCTAGGCTCAAATCTTGTTAAATATACTATTGAGAAAGGGCTTTCGAGTGGCGTTCCTAACCAACCTTTACCTTATATGGCTATCGGCACTTTTTATGTAAAAAGTTTAAGTGAATACCAGGCAGCCATCGCTCCAAACAGGGACGCGATTCTTGCAGATTTTGCAAACTATACCAATGTGACGCCTGTTATCCTGGTAAGTGAAATTGTAAAATAA
- a CDS encoding carboxymuconolactone decarboxylase family protein, giving the protein MTHRIPKATLPAELREHMIRQFGRIPEPVEVVWHNPKVGAASLEMGGRVMEWDACDEHLKSFAHMAVAAMIGCSWCLDIGYFQAINKGLDLHKASQVPCWRESTVFTPLERAVMEYAEAMTSTPVAVTDELSARLLAQLGPAALVELTALIGFANLSTRVNTAHGISSQGYSDACEIPLTKRTGKSGVVLK; this is encoded by the coding sequence ATGACACATCGTATTCCGAAAGCCACCCTTCCTGCTGAGCTCAGGGAGCATATGATCAGGCAGTTTGGCCGCATTCCGGAACCAGTGGAAGTGGTATGGCACAACCCTAAAGTAGGTGCCGCTAGTCTGGAAATGGGAGGCCGGGTAATGGAATGGGATGCCTGTGACGAGCATCTCAAGTCATTTGCACATATGGCAGTGGCGGCCATGATAGGCTGCAGCTGGTGCCTGGATATCGGGTATTTTCAGGCTATCAACAAAGGCCTGGACCTGCACAAAGCCAGCCAGGTGCCATGTTGGAGGGAGTCAACCGTATTTACACCACTGGAACGCGCCGTGATGGAGTATGCGGAGGCAATGACGAGCACTCCGGTCGCAGTGACCGATGAATTGTCGGCAAGACTGCTGGCACAGTTAGGTCCGGCAGCATTGGTGGAGCTGACAGCCCTCATTGGATTTGCTAATTTATCTACGAGGGTAAATACCGCCCATGGTATCAGCTCCCAGGGCTATTCAGATGCCTGCGAAATTCCTTTGACTAAACGTACCGGCAAATCCGGTGTAGTATTGAAATGA
- a CDS encoding RNA polymerase sigma-70 factor has translation MINQDPFITHRNLLFTVAYEMLGSATDAEDVLQETWLRWDKVDQSQVLEPRAYLIRMVTRQALNWMRTLSRRREDYVGEWLPEPLLINPEVADKLELSENVSIAMLIVLESLGPVERAVFVLREVFNISYDEISHIIDKPAVTIRQIAKRAREHVATRRQREPVSRTEQQRVVERFLAALRTGQLQQLLEVLAPDVTLVADGGGIVPAAKAPVHGNTVIANLLLRANREMTAATLWLNGEPGASIEANGGFAVASFVVENGKITHIYAIANPEKLTRLDKLAELAR, from the coding sequence ATGATAAACCAGGACCCTTTTATTACCCACCGGAACCTGTTGTTCACCGTCGCCTATGAGATGCTTGGCTCGGCGACAGATGCCGAAGATGTACTCCAGGAAACATGGCTCCGGTGGGATAAGGTCGATCAATCCCAGGTGCTTGAGCCGCGTGCATACCTTATACGTATGGTCACGCGGCAGGCGCTTAACTGGATGCGGACGTTGTCGCGCCGCCGGGAAGACTATGTAGGAGAGTGGCTGCCAGAGCCACTCCTGATTAACCCTGAGGTGGCAGATAAACTGGAGTTGTCTGAGAATGTTTCCATCGCCATGCTGATTGTGCTGGAGAGCCTGGGACCTGTAGAACGCGCTGTATTCGTATTGCGCGAGGTTTTTAATATATCCTACGACGAGATTTCCCATATCATTGATAAGCCTGCCGTTACCATCCGGCAGATCGCGAAAAGGGCGCGGGAACATGTGGCCACCAGGCGACAGCGTGAACCGGTAAGCAGAACGGAGCAACAGCGTGTGGTAGAGCGCTTCCTGGCCGCATTACGTACCGGCCAGCTGCAGCAACTACTGGAAGTATTGGCACCGGATGTTACACTGGTGGCCGATGGTGGCGGGATTGTACCTGCAGCTAAAGCGCCGGTTCATGGAAATACGGTGATAGCCAATCTGCTCCTGCGGGCCAACCGGGAGATGACCGCAGCCACCTTATGGCTTAATGGTGAACCGGGAGCCAGTATTGAGGCCAATGGTGGCTTTGCCGTAGCCAGCTTTGTGGTGGAAAACGGGAAAATTACCCATATCTATGCGATAGCAAATCCTGAAAAGCTCACCAGACTAGATAAATTAGCAGAACTGGCCAGGTAG
- a CDS encoding RNA polymerase sigma-70 factor encodes MSRKPTNNECQLLQGLTSGDTVHYSYVFREYYSALCHYAESIIGEPGHAEDIVQDVFEKLWEKPNTFEDLRHLKDYLYKATRNATLNFLKGAQHRGERQAKFLSEQETSGTAEDMEIIRTEVFRVIYREISNLPEQCGKIVRMSYIEGLKNEEIAATLSISLQTVKNQKTRGMKLLRMRLSPAVITLFLLFSHQS; translated from the coding sequence TTGTCGCGGAAACCTACTAATAATGAGTGCCAACTATTGCAGGGATTGACTTCAGGGGATACAGTACACTATTCTTATGTATTCAGGGAGTATTACAGTGCGCTTTGCCATTACGCCGAATCTATCATCGGCGAGCCCGGTCATGCGGAGGATATTGTACAGGATGTCTTCGAGAAATTGTGGGAGAAGCCCAATACCTTCGAAGATCTCCGGCATCTGAAGGATTACCTTTACAAAGCTACCCGTAATGCTACCCTTAATTTTCTTAAAGGAGCGCAGCACCGTGGCGAACGCCAGGCGAAATTTCTCTCAGAGCAGGAAACGTCCGGAACAGCAGAAGATATGGAAATCATCCGCACAGAGGTTTTCAGGGTCATTTACCGGGAAATAAGCAATCTGCCCGAGCAATGCGGCAAGATCGTCCGCATGAGTTATATAGAAGGACTCAAAAACGAAGAAATTGCGGCCACGCTTTCGATTTCCCTTCAGACAGTAAAAAATCAGAAAACCAGGGGCATGAAGCTATTGAGAATGCGTTTGTCGCCGGCTGTCATCACTTTATTCCTGTTATTTTCCCACCAATCATAA